The following coding sequences are from one Streptomyces angustmyceticus window:
- a CDS encoding sensor histidine kinase, producing the protein MTPDNLTAPARSGRHAFGARPLLAAAQALGRDLSPFRPGAPAPAARPEGRVRRYLPLVLAALAAVDLGISGTLITEGQPGPVRALSALTAWAQAPALVLALYRPAAAWWLSLTAALPYAIGAAHLGAAALDGAGPWPWTAPGLMAHLVVSLIVAGRVRPRVYVAQWALTLLVGGALTVVLSPRVELNGLLPWALLSAFGLVVVTAVRGWLDSRRELRKQEALTEFERSRRALLEERTRIARELHDVVAHHMSVVAVQAEAAPYRVAEPPQELSDSFGSIRENALAALTELRHILGMLRSEEEIPDNRYTPQPTLDNVGELVANVLGAGLRIDWSVDGTPRPVPQRVELSAYRIVQEALSNALRHAPGCRVELEIAHGPSDLGIRVANSPVVTEARRGPGTGHGLLGMRERASSLGGSVQAGPRADGWYEVRASLPTRLPD; encoded by the coding sequence GTGACTCCGGACAACCTCACCGCCCCGGCGCGGTCGGGGCGGCACGCGTTCGGCGCGCGACCGCTCCTGGCCGCCGCGCAGGCACTGGGCCGCGACCTCTCACCGTTCCGTCCCGGCGCGCCGGCTCCCGCGGCCCGGCCCGAGGGGCGCGTGCGGCGGTATCTGCCGCTGGTCCTCGCCGCCCTGGCCGCGGTGGATCTGGGCATCTCGGGCACCCTGATCACCGAAGGGCAGCCCGGCCCGGTGCGGGCGCTGTCGGCGCTCACCGCCTGGGCCCAGGCCCCGGCCCTCGTACTGGCCCTGTACCGGCCGGCGGCCGCCTGGTGGCTGTCGCTGACAGCGGCGCTGCCGTACGCGATCGGCGCCGCCCACCTGGGTGCCGCCGCCCTGGACGGCGCGGGGCCGTGGCCGTGGACGGCGCCGGGCCTGATGGCGCACCTCGTCGTCAGCCTGATCGTCGCCGGCCGGGTCCGGCCGCGGGTGTACGTCGCGCAGTGGGCCCTCACCCTGCTCGTGGGCGGGGCGCTGACCGTCGTGCTGTCGCCCCGGGTCGAGTTGAACGGCCTGCTGCCGTGGGCGCTGCTGTCGGCGTTCGGGCTGGTGGTCGTCACGGCCGTCCGCGGGTGGCTGGACAGCCGGCGGGAGCTGCGGAAGCAGGAGGCGCTGACCGAGTTCGAACGCTCCCGCCGGGCCCTGCTGGAGGAGCGCACCCGCATCGCCCGCGAGCTGCACGACGTGGTCGCCCATCACATGTCCGTGGTCGCCGTGCAGGCGGAGGCCGCGCCCTACCGGGTGGCCGAGCCTCCCCAGGAGCTGAGCGACAGCTTCGGCAGCATCCGGGAGAACGCGCTGGCGGCCCTGACCGAGCTGCGGCACATCCTGGGCATGCTGCGGTCGGAGGAAGAGATTCCGGACAACCGCTACACGCCCCAGCCCACCCTCGACAACGTCGGGGAACTGGTGGCCAACGTCCTCGGGGCGGGCCTGCGGATCGACTGGTCCGTGGACGGCACCCCCAGGCCGGTGCCCCAGCGCGTCGAGCTGTCGGCCTACCGGATCGTGCAGGAGGCTCTGAGCAACGCGTTGCGGCACGCACCGGGCTGCCGGGTCGAGTTGGAGATCGCGCACGGCCCGTCCGACCTCGGCATACGCGTCGCCAACAGCCCGGTGGTCACGGAGGCGCGGCGCGGGCCGGGCACGGGCCACGGGCTGCTGGGGATGCGGGAACGGGCGTCCTCGCTGGGCGGCAGCGTCCAGGCCGGGCCGCGCGCGGACGGCTGGTACGAGGTGCGTGCCTCGCTGCCCACCCGCCTGCCGGACTGA
- a CDS encoding class I SAM-dependent methyltransferase, which produces MESITVDHIGTLYVKYQDDLRAVRDAQRTFLRDRGRTMKAQLDDYEAEMTYLLLRDLRPEVVVEIGTFHGWSTMWILSALRDNGAGHLHSFDIVDNVVRNVPRELAADRWTFTQGDIQQHPEKIPAEKTDYLFVDADHGARFARWYIENLFPAVPPRTPASVHDVFHGRRPKPFSEGSVIVKWLADRNIDFLTPSTAKAPQVTEQLALVKKDVGLDEPVRDSDHNPMIFFTLP; this is translated from the coding sequence GTGGAATCCATAACCGTCGACCACATCGGCACCCTGTACGTGAAGTACCAGGACGACCTGCGGGCGGTGCGGGACGCCCAGCGCACGTTTCTCCGGGACCGGGGCAGGACGATGAAGGCACAACTCGACGACTACGAAGCGGAGATGACCTATCTCCTCCTCCGTGACCTGCGCCCCGAGGTCGTCGTGGAGATCGGCACGTTCCACGGCTGGTCGACGATGTGGATCCTCAGCGCGCTCCGCGACAACGGGGCCGGGCACCTGCACTCCTTCGACATCGTCGACAACGTGGTGCGCAATGTGCCGCGCGAACTCGCCGCCGACCGCTGGACGTTCACCCAGGGCGACATCCAGCAGCACCCGGAGAAGATCCCCGCCGAGAAGACCGACTACCTCTTCGTCGACGCGGACCACGGCGCGCGATTCGCCCGCTGGTACATCGAGAACCTGTTCCCCGCCGTCCCGCCGCGGACGCCCGCCAGCGTCCACGACGTCTTCCACGGCCGGCGCCCCAAGCCGTTCAGCGAAGGGTCGGTCATCGTGAAGTGGCTGGCCGACCGGAACATCGACTTCCTCACCCCGTCCACCGCCAAGGCGCCCCAGGTGACCGAGCAACTCGCCCTCGTGAAGAAGGACGTGGGCCTCGACGAGCCGGTCAGGGACAGCGACCACAACCCGATGATCTTCTTCACGCTGCCCTGA